The Actinomadura sp. WMMB 499 genome includes a window with the following:
- a CDS encoding GNAT family N-acetyltransferase, protein MDAEHADQVLAIYQAGIDEGEATFETAAPTWDEFDAAKLAGHRLVALDGGTVLGWAAVGAVSGRCVYGGVVEHSLYVHPDARGRGVGLALLRALLVSTEAAGIWTVQAGIFPENAASLALHRKAGFRTIGVRERIGRHHGRWRDVVLLERRSPLI, encoded by the coding sequence ATGGATGCCGAGCACGCGGACCAGGTGCTGGCGATCTACCAGGCCGGGATCGACGAAGGCGAAGCGACGTTCGAGACGGCCGCGCCCACCTGGGACGAGTTCGACGCGGCCAAGCTCGCCGGGCACCGGCTGGTCGCACTGGACGGCGGGACGGTGCTGGGGTGGGCGGCGGTCGGGGCGGTGTCCGGGCGGTGCGTGTACGGCGGGGTCGTCGAGCATTCCCTGTACGTGCATCCGGACGCACGGGGCCGGGGCGTCGGCCTCGCTCTGCTGCGGGCGCTGCTGGTGTCGACGGAGGCGGCGGGTATCTGGACCGTCCAGGCCGGGATCTTCCCGGAGAACGCGGCCAGCCTCGCGCTTCACCGCAAGGCGGGGTTCCGCACCATCGGCGTCCGCGAGCGGATCGGCCGCCACCACGGGCGGTGGCGCGACGTGGTGCTGCTGGAGAGGCGCAGCCCCCTCATTTGA
- a CDS encoding Fpg/Nei family DNA glycosylase — protein sequence MPELPEVEALTAFLRERAVGRVVARVDVLAISALKTYDPPVTALGGLTVTGAARRGKFIDLDVDGVHLVIHLARAGWLRWHDEVPTRPARPGGKNPLALRLHLDDGSGFDLTEAGTKKGLAVYVVRDPADVPGVAALGPDPLDEAFTPRALHEIVAGKRTQIKGLLRDQKVIAGIGNAYSDEVLHVARMSPFKIAATLDDTDVATLHDAIVTTLRDAVERSRGLQAQDLKGEKKTGLRVHGRTGEKCPVCGDTVREVSFADSSLQYCPTCQTGGKPLADRRMSRLLK from the coding sequence ATGCCCGAGTTGCCAGAGGTCGAGGCGCTGACCGCCTTCCTGCGCGAGCGCGCGGTCGGCCGCGTCGTCGCCCGCGTCGATGTTCTCGCCATCTCCGCGCTGAAGACCTACGACCCGCCGGTGACCGCCCTCGGCGGCCTCACCGTCACCGGCGCCGCCCGGCGCGGCAAGTTCATCGACCTCGACGTCGACGGCGTCCACCTCGTGATCCACCTCGCCCGCGCCGGATGGCTCCGCTGGCACGACGAGGTCCCGACCAGACCCGCGAGACCCGGCGGCAAGAACCCGCTCGCCCTCCGCCTGCACCTCGACGACGGCTCCGGCTTCGACCTCACCGAGGCCGGCACCAAGAAGGGCCTCGCCGTCTACGTCGTCCGCGACCCCGCCGACGTCCCCGGCGTCGCCGCCCTCGGCCCCGACCCGCTGGACGAGGCGTTCACCCCGCGGGCCCTGCACGAGATCGTCGCGGGCAAGCGCACGCAGATCAAGGGCCTGCTCCGCGACCAGAAGGTCATCGCGGGCATCGGCAACGCCTACTCCGACGAGGTCCTGCACGTCGCCCGGATGTCCCCGTTCAAGATCGCCGCCACGCTCGACGACACCGACGTCGCCACTCTGCACGACGCGATCGTCACCACCCTGCGGGACGCGGTCGAACGCTCGCGCGGCCTCCAGGCGCAGGACCTCAAGGGCGAGAAGAAGACCGGCCTGCGCGTCCACGGCCGCACCGGCGAGAAATGCCCCGTCTGCGGCGACACCGTCCGCGAGGTCTCCTTCGCCGACTCGTCCCTGCAGTACTGCCCCACCTGCCAGACCGGAGGCAAGCCCCTGGCCGACCGCCGCATGTCCCGCCTGCTCAAATGA
- a CDS encoding heavy-metal-associated domain-containing protein, with protein sequence MSTSTYSVTGMTCGHCVSAVTEEVEQVAGVTNVDVDLKAGTVTVTSEGPVDVELIRAAVDEAGYELKA encoded by the coding sequence GTGAGCACCAGCACGTACAGCGTCACCGGGATGACCTGCGGGCACTGCGTCAGCGCGGTGACCGAGGAGGTCGAGCAGGTCGCGGGCGTCACGAACGTGGACGTCGACCTGAAGGCCGGGACGGTCACCGTGACGAGCGAGGGCCCCGTCGACGTCGAGCTCATCCGGGCCGCCGTGGACGAGGCCGGATACGAGCTGAAGGCATAG
- a CDS encoding cation-translocating P-type ATPase, protein MTTGAESGRVELAIGGMTCASCAARIEKKLNRMDGVTATVNYATEKARVEFTGEVSPDDLIATVEKTGYTAELPPPPKAGGEAVEAAGPADELAPLRQRLVTSVVLAVPVIAMAMVPALQFDYWQWLSLTLAAPVVVYAGWPFHRAAWTNLRHGAATMDTLVSMGTLAAFGWSLWALFFGTAGEPGIKHGFEFSMARSDGSMNIYLEAAAGVIAFILAGRYFEARSKRRAGAALRALLELGAKEVSVVRDGREERIAIDELRVGDRFAVRPGEKIATDGTVEEGSSAVDASLLTGESVPVEVAPGDTVAGATVNAGGRLLVRATRVGSDTQLAQMARLVEEAQTGKARVQRLADRISGIFVPIVIALAVATLGFWLGTGTGAAGAFTAAVAVLIIACPCALGLATPTALMVGTGRGAQLGILIKGPEVLESTRTIDTVVLDKTGTVTTGKMALVDVVTADGVAEAEALRLAGALEEASEHPIAQAIAKGARERAGGLGTVEDFANVEGLGVQGMVDGHAVLVGRPRLLAEWSQHLTPELERAMADARALGHTAVAVGWDGAARAVLTVADEVKPTSAEAVRRLTGLGLRPVLLTGDNEAVARTVADAVGIAEVIADVLPKDKVDVVRRLQDEGRTVAMVGDGVNDAAALAQADLGLAMGTGTDVAIEASDLTLVRGDLRAAADAIRLSRRTLSTIKGNLFWAFAYNVAALPLAAAGLLSPMIAGGAMAFSSVFVVSNSLRLRRFRALADGAGTDGTDGAGAAGAAPESPKVPAAR, encoded by the coding sequence ATGACGACCGGCGCGGAATCCGGACGGGTCGAGCTGGCGATCGGCGGGATGACGTGCGCCTCGTGCGCCGCCCGCATCGAGAAGAAGCTCAACCGGATGGACGGGGTGACGGCCACCGTCAACTACGCCACCGAGAAGGCCAGGGTCGAGTTCACCGGGGAGGTCTCCCCGGACGACCTGATCGCCACGGTCGAGAAGACCGGGTACACGGCCGAGCTGCCGCCCCCGCCGAAGGCGGGCGGAGAGGCGGTGGAGGCGGCGGGCCCCGCCGACGAGCTCGCGCCGCTGCGGCAGCGGCTGGTCACCTCGGTGGTGCTCGCGGTGCCGGTGATCGCGATGGCGATGGTCCCGGCGCTGCAGTTCGACTACTGGCAGTGGCTGTCGCTGACGCTCGCCGCGCCCGTCGTCGTCTACGCGGGGTGGCCGTTCCACCGGGCGGCGTGGACGAACCTGCGGCACGGCGCGGCGACGATGGACACGCTCGTCTCGATGGGGACGCTCGCCGCGTTCGGCTGGTCGCTGTGGGCGCTGTTCTTCGGGACGGCCGGGGAACCGGGCATCAAGCACGGGTTCGAGTTCTCGATGGCCCGCTCCGACGGCTCGATGAACATCTACCTGGAGGCCGCCGCGGGCGTCATCGCGTTCATCCTCGCGGGCCGCTACTTCGAGGCGCGGTCCAAGCGGCGGGCGGGTGCGGCACTGCGGGCGCTGCTGGAGCTCGGCGCGAAGGAGGTGTCGGTCGTCCGGGACGGCCGCGAGGAGCGGATCGCGATCGACGAGCTGCGGGTCGGGGACCGGTTCGCCGTCCGTCCGGGCGAGAAGATCGCCACGGACGGGACGGTCGAGGAGGGCTCGTCGGCCGTGGACGCGTCGCTGCTGACCGGGGAGTCGGTCCCGGTGGAGGTCGCGCCGGGCGACACGGTCGCGGGCGCGACGGTGAACGCGGGCGGACGGCTGCTGGTGCGGGCCACGCGGGTCGGGTCGGACACGCAGCTCGCGCAGATGGCGCGGCTGGTGGAGGAGGCGCAGACCGGCAAGGCGCGGGTGCAGCGGCTCGCCGACCGGATCTCGGGGATCTTCGTCCCGATCGTGATCGCGCTGGCGGTCGCGACGCTGGGCTTCTGGCTCGGGACGGGCACCGGCGCGGCGGGCGCGTTCACCGCGGCGGTCGCGGTGCTGATCATCGCCTGCCCGTGCGCGCTGGGCCTGGCCACCCCGACCGCGCTGATGGTCGGGACGGGGCGCGGCGCCCAGCTCGGGATCCTGATCAAGGGCCCGGAGGTGCTGGAGTCGACGCGGACGATCGACACGGTCGTCCTCGACAAGACCGGCACCGTCACGACCGGGAAGATGGCGCTCGTGGACGTCGTCACGGCGGACGGCGTCGCGGAGGCCGAGGCGCTCCGGCTGGCGGGGGCGCTGGAGGAGGCCTCGGAGCACCCGATCGCGCAGGCGATCGCGAAGGGCGCGCGGGAGCGGGCCGGCGGGCTCGGGACGGTCGAGGACTTCGCGAACGTCGAGGGACTGGGCGTCCAGGGCATGGTGGACGGGCACGCCGTGCTCGTCGGGCGACCGCGGCTGCTGGCGGAGTGGTCGCAGCACCTGACGCCCGAGCTGGAGCGGGCGATGGCGGACGCGCGGGCCCTCGGGCACACGGCGGTCGCGGTCGGCTGGGACGGTGCGGCGCGCGCGGTGCTGACGGTCGCGGACGAGGTGAAGCCGACGTCGGCGGAGGCGGTCCGGCGGCTCACCGGGCTGGGGCTGCGGCCGGTGCTGCTGACCGGCGACAACGAGGCGGTCGCGCGGACGGTCGCGGACGCGGTCGGGATCGCCGAGGTCATCGCGGACGTCCTGCCGAAGGACAAGGTCGACGTCGTCAGGCGGCTGCAGGACGAGGGCCGGACGGTCGCGATGGTCGGGGACGGCGTGAACGACGCGGCGGCGCTCGCGCAGGCCGACCTGGGGCTCGCGATGGGCACCGGGACGGACGTGGCGATCGAGGCGTCCGACCTGACGCTGGTGCGCGGCGACCTGCGGGCGGCGGCGGACGCGATCCGGCTGTCGCGGCGGACGCTGAGCACGATCAAGGGCAACCTGTTCTGGGCGTTCGCCTACAACGTGGCGGCCCTGCCGCTGGCCGCGGCGGGCCTGCTCAGCCCGATGATCGCGGGCGGGGCGATGGCGTTCTCGTCGGTGTTCGTGGTGAGCAACAGCCTGCGGCTGCGCCGGTTCCGGGCGCTCGCCGACGGCGCCGGGACGGACGGGACCGACGGCGCGGGCGCGGCGGGCGCGGCGCCGGAGAGCCCGAAGGTGCCGGCGGCGCGCTGA
- a CDS encoding MarR family winged helix-turn-helix transcriptional regulator, with protein sequence MTATAGTAGTAETRTDGLRWDGVVTLHGRVENRLAKALQRHHGIGLSEYRTLCRLVHADDGELRMQELADLIGLNQSSVSRLVTRLENAGLTRRDHCPADRRGVYTQVTDEGRALQEKAAPTYHAELTGALDEAAADPALAPLVQRLRGL encoded by the coding sequence ATGACGGCGACGGCGGGCACGGCGGGAACGGCGGAAACGCGGACGGACGGCCTGCGCTGGGACGGCGTCGTGACCCTGCACGGACGCGTCGAGAACCGGCTCGCCAAGGCGCTCCAGCGGCACCACGGCATCGGGCTCTCGGAGTACCGGACGCTGTGCCGGCTCGTCCACGCCGACGACGGCGAGCTGCGCATGCAGGAACTCGCCGACCTCATCGGCCTCAACCAGAGCTCGGTCAGCCGGCTCGTCACCCGGCTGGAGAACGCGGGCCTGACCAGGCGCGACCACTGCCCGGCCGACCGGCGCGGCGTCTACACGCAGGTCACCGACGAGGGCCGGGCCCTGCAGGAGAAGGCGGCCCCGACCTACCACGCGGAACTGACCGGGGCGCTCGACGAGGCCGCCGCCGACCCCGCGCTCGCCCCGCTCGTCCAGCGGCTGCGCGGCCTGTGA
- a CDS encoding RidA family protein codes for MIERIATTPDWYEPYKISQAIRAGGFIHVSGQAGIDEHGRTVPGGFLEQGRQAFRNVRRVLNEAGADLTDVVKIGIFVRDMAADLDDVIKLRGEFLSEPYPADTLLEVSSLAQPDWRIEVEATAVAR; via the coding sequence ATGATCGAGCGCATCGCCACGACCCCCGACTGGTACGAGCCCTACAAGATCTCGCAGGCGATCCGGGCGGGCGGCTTCATCCACGTGTCCGGGCAGGCCGGCATCGACGAGCACGGCCGGACGGTCCCGGGCGGCTTCCTCGAGCAGGGGCGGCAGGCGTTCCGCAACGTGCGGCGCGTGCTGAACGAGGCCGGCGCCGACCTCACCGACGTCGTCAAGATCGGCATCTTCGTCCGGGACATGGCCGCCGACCTCGACGACGTCATCAAGCTCCGCGGGGAGTTCCTCAGCGAGCCCTACCCGGCCGACACGCTCCTCGAGGTCTCCTCGCTCGCGCAGCCGGACTGGCGCATCGAGGTCGAGGCCACGGCCGTCGCCCGCTGA